The following proteins are encoded in a genomic region of Mustela erminea isolate mMusErm1 chromosome 3, mMusErm1.Pri, whole genome shotgun sequence:
- the PWWP2A gene encoding PWWP domain-containing protein 2A isoform X2, whose amino-acid sequence MLLNQTEVKASDCVRIWISNLQKEGEKRFGPHGIPVTVFPKREYKEKPEAMQLQSNTFQEGTEVKREVNGAVPDDPSPISPPEPGLAESLWTSKPPPLFHEGAPYPPPLFIRDTYNQSIPQPPPRKIKRPKRKMYREEPTSIMNAIKLRPRQVLCDKCKTSVVAEKKEIRKGSSASDSSKYEDKKRRNESVTTVNKKLKTDHKVDGKNQNESQKRNAVVKVSNIAHSRGRVVKVSAQANTSKAQLSTKKVLQSKNMDHAKAREVLKIAKEKAQKKQSETSTSKNAHSKVHFTRRYQSPSSGSLPPRVRLKPQRYRNEENDSSLKTGLEKMRSGKMAPKPQSRCTSTRSAGEAPSENQSPSKGPEEASSEVQDTNEVLVPGEQDEPQTLGKKGSKSNLSVYMTLNQKKSDSSSASVCSIDSTDDLKSSNSECSSSESFDFPPGSMHAPSTSSTSSSSKEEKKLSNSLKMKVFSKNVSKCVTPDGRTICVGDIVWAKIYGFPWWPARILTITVSRKDNGLLVRQEARISWFGSPTTSFLALSQLSPFLENFQSRFNKKRKGLYRKAITEAAKAAKQLTPEVRALLTQFET is encoded by the coding sequence GTTTGGGCCCCATGGGATCCCTGTGACAGTGTTTCCCAAAAGGGAATATAAGGAGAAACCTGAAGCCATGCAGCTCCAAAGTAATACATTCCAAGAAGGGACAGAAGTCAAGCGTGAAGTGAATGGTGCTGTTCCCGATGACCCTTCTCCCATCTCGCCTCCCGAGCCAGGCTTGGCTGAAAGCCTGTGGACTTCCAAACCACCGCCTCTCTTCCATGAAGGAGCACCTTACCCTCCCCCTTTGTTTATCAGGGACACCTATAACCAGTCAATACCTCAGCCACCGCCTCGGAAAATTAAGCGACCCAAACGAAAAATGTACAGGGAAGAACCTACTTCAATAATGAATGCTATTAAACTGCGACCCAGGCAAGTCCTGTGTGACAAGTGTAAAACCAGTGTTgttgcagagaaaaaggaaattagaaaaggtAGTAGTGCAAGTGACTCTTCTAAATACGAAGATAAAAAACGGAGAAACGAAAGTGTAACTACTGtgaacaaaaaactgaaaactgacCATAAAGTGGATgggaaaaaccaaaatgaaagccAGAAAAGAAATGCTGTGGTGAAGGTTTCCAATATTGCTCACAGCAGAGGCAGAGTAGTCAAAGTTTCTGCTCAGGCAAATACATCAAAAGCTCAGTTAAGTACTAAAAAAGTGCTCCAGAGTAAGAACATGGATCATGCAAAAGCTCGGGAAGTGTTGAAAATTGCCAAAGAAAAGGCACAAAAGAAGCAAAGTGAAACCTCTACATCCAAAAATGCACATTCAAAAGTCCATTTCACACGTCGCTATCAGAGTCCTAGCTCAGGTTCCCTTCCACCCCGGGTTCGTTTAAAACCACAAAGGTacaggaatgaagaaaatgactCTTCTTTGAAGACGGGACTTGAGAAAATGCGGAGTGGCAAGATGGCACCCAAGCCCCAGTCTCGCTGCACCTCTACCCGCTCAGCAGGTGAGGCCCCTTCAGAAAATCAGAGTCCCTCAAAAGGCCCTGAAGAGGCCAGCAGTGAGGTTCAGGACACAAATGAAGTGCTTGTGCCTGGTGAGCAGGATGAACCACAGACACTGGGCAAAAAGGGCAGCAAAAGCAATCTCTCTGTTTACATGACCctaaatcaaaagaaatctgaCTCTTCCAGTGCTTCCGTGTGTAGCATTGATAGCACAGATGATTTGAAATCCTCCAACTCTGAGTGTAGTTCTTCTGAAAGCTTTGATTTTCCTCCAGGCAGTATGCATGCACCTTCcacctcctccacttcctcctcttcaaaggaagagaaaaagctcAGTAATTCCTTGAAAATGAAAGTCTTTTCCAAAAACGTCTCTAAATGCGTCACACCAGATGGCAGGACCATATGTGTAGGGGACATTGTTTGGGCCAAGATCTATGGCTTCCCTTGGTGGCCAGCCCGTATTCTTACTATAACTGTGAGCCGGAAAGATAACGGCCTTTTAGTCCGACAGGAGGCCCGTATTTCCTGGTTTGGGTCTCCAACAAcctcttttcttgctctttcGCAACTCTCCCCCTTTTTAGAAAACTTCCAGTCACGCTTTAATAAGAAGAGAAAGGGCCTGTATCGCAAGGCTATCACAGAGGCGGCTAAGGCTGCCAAGCAGCTGACCCCTGAAGTGCGGGCTCTGTTGACACAGTTTGAAACGTGA
- the PWWP2A gene encoding PWWP domain-containing protein 2A isoform X5 has translation MQLQSNTFQEGTEVKREVNGAVPDDPSPISPPEPGLAESLWTSKPPPLFHEGAPYPPPLFIRDTYNQSIPQPPPRKIKRPKRKMYREEPTSIMNAIKLRPRQVLCDKCKTSVVAEKKEIRKGSSASDSSKYEDKKRRNESVTTVNKKLKTDHKVDGKNQNESQKRNAVVKVSNIAHSRGRVVKVSAQANTSKAQLSTKKVLQSKNMDHAKAREVLKIAKEKAQKKQSETSTSKNAHSKVHFTRRYQSPSSGSLPPRVRLKPQRYRNEENDSSLKTGLEKMRSGKMAPKPQSRCTSTRSAGEAPSENQSPSKGPEEASSEVQDTNEVLVPGEQDEPQTLGKKGSKSNLSVYMTLNQKKSDSSSASVCSIDSTDDLKSSNSECSSSESFDFPPGSMHAPSTSSTSSSSKEEKKLSNSLKMKVFSKNVSKCVTPDGRTICVGDIVWAKIYGFPWWPARILTITVSRKDNGLLVRQEARISWFGSPTTSFLALSQLSPFLENFQSRFNKKRKGLYRKAITEAAKAAKQLTPEVRALLTQFET, from the coding sequence ATGCAGCTCCAAAGTAATACATTCCAAGAAGGGACAGAAGTCAAGCGTGAAGTGAATGGTGCTGTTCCCGATGACCCTTCTCCCATCTCGCCTCCCGAGCCAGGCTTGGCTGAAAGCCTGTGGACTTCCAAACCACCGCCTCTCTTCCATGAAGGAGCACCTTACCCTCCCCCTTTGTTTATCAGGGACACCTATAACCAGTCAATACCTCAGCCACCGCCTCGGAAAATTAAGCGACCCAAACGAAAAATGTACAGGGAAGAACCTACTTCAATAATGAATGCTATTAAACTGCGACCCAGGCAAGTCCTGTGTGACAAGTGTAAAACCAGTGTTgttgcagagaaaaaggaaattagaaaaggtAGTAGTGCAAGTGACTCTTCTAAATACGAAGATAAAAAACGGAGAAACGAAAGTGTAACTACTGtgaacaaaaaactgaaaactgacCATAAAGTGGATgggaaaaaccaaaatgaaagccAGAAAAGAAATGCTGTGGTGAAGGTTTCCAATATTGCTCACAGCAGAGGCAGAGTAGTCAAAGTTTCTGCTCAGGCAAATACATCAAAAGCTCAGTTAAGTACTAAAAAAGTGCTCCAGAGTAAGAACATGGATCATGCAAAAGCTCGGGAAGTGTTGAAAATTGCCAAAGAAAAGGCACAAAAGAAGCAAAGTGAAACCTCTACATCCAAAAATGCACATTCAAAAGTCCATTTCACACGTCGCTATCAGAGTCCTAGCTCAGGTTCCCTTCCACCCCGGGTTCGTTTAAAACCACAAAGGTacaggaatgaagaaaatgactCTTCTTTGAAGACGGGACTTGAGAAAATGCGGAGTGGCAAGATGGCACCCAAGCCCCAGTCTCGCTGCACCTCTACCCGCTCAGCAGGTGAGGCCCCTTCAGAAAATCAGAGTCCCTCAAAAGGCCCTGAAGAGGCCAGCAGTGAGGTTCAGGACACAAATGAAGTGCTTGTGCCTGGTGAGCAGGATGAACCACAGACACTGGGCAAAAAGGGCAGCAAAAGCAATCTCTCTGTTTACATGACCctaaatcaaaagaaatctgaCTCTTCCAGTGCTTCCGTGTGTAGCATTGATAGCACAGATGATTTGAAATCCTCCAACTCTGAGTGTAGTTCTTCTGAAAGCTTTGATTTTCCTCCAGGCAGTATGCATGCACCTTCcacctcctccacttcctcctcttcaaaggaagagaaaaagctcAGTAATTCCTTGAAAATGAAAGTCTTTTCCAAAAACGTCTCTAAATGCGTCACACCAGATGGCAGGACCATATGTGTAGGGGACATTGTTTGGGCCAAGATCTATGGCTTCCCTTGGTGGCCAGCCCGTATTCTTACTATAACTGTGAGCCGGAAAGATAACGGCCTTTTAGTCCGACAGGAGGCCCGTATTTCCTGGTTTGGGTCTCCAACAAcctcttttcttgctctttcGCAACTCTCCCCCTTTTTAGAAAACTTCCAGTCACGCTTTAATAAGAAGAGAAAGGGCCTGTATCGCAAGGCTATCACAGAGGCGGCTAAGGCTGCCAAGCAGCTGACCCCTGAAGTGCGGGCTCTGTTGACACAGTTTGAAACGTGA